The genomic stretch CCGGGTGCCCGACGCGCTGAAGGGCCAGCTGGTCGCGTCGCAGCGGGCCGCGAACGGCGCCGTGCTGGCCGCGACCGGAGTGCAGATCGCAGGGGTGCTGGACGACCTCTACCCCGGTGCCACGAAGGCCGCGCTCGGGCCGGTCTTCCACGACGGCAAGCCGACCCTCTCGGTGTGGGCGCCCACGGCACAGAGCGTCTCACTGGAGCTGGACGGCTCTGTCAAAGCCATGCGCCGCGACGACACCAGCGGCATCTGGTCCGTCGCCGGACCCGCGTCCTGGAAGGGCAAGCCCTACCGGTACGTCGTGAAGGTCTGGGCGCCCAGCGTCCGCAAGCTGGTCGTCAACAAGGTCACCGACCCCTACTCGGTCGCCCTCACCGCCGACTCCGAGCGCAGTCTCGTCGTCGACCTGGACGACAAGTCCCTTGCCCCCGGCGGCTGGTCGAGCCTGCGCAAGCCCCGGGCCGTACCGCTGAAGGACGCGCAGATCCAGGAGCTGCACATCCGGGACTTCTCGGTCGCGGACAAGACCGTTCCGGCTGATCACCAGGGCACCTACCTGGCCTTCACCGACAAGAACAGCGACGGATCCAGGCACCTGCGCGCGCTGGCCGAGGCCGGCACGTCCTATGTGCATCTGCTGCCCGCGTTCGACTTCGCCACCGTGCCGGAGAAAAGGGCCGACCAGGCGAGGCCCGACTGCGATCTGGCCTCCTATCCGGCCGACTCCGACCAGCAGCAGGCGTGCGTGGCGAAGACCGCCGCGAAGGACGCCTACAACTGGGGCTACGACCCGTACCACTTCACCGTCCCCGAGGGCTCGTACGCCACCGACCCGGACGGCACCGCCCGTACGGTCCAGTTCCGCAGGATGGTCCAGTCCCTCAACCAGGACGGGCTGCGGGTCGTCATGGACGTCGTCTACAACCACACCGCCGCGAGCGGCCAGGCGGACACCTCCGTGCTCGACAAGGTCGTGCCCGGCTACTACCAGCGTCTCCTCGCCGACGGAAGCGTGGCCAACAGCACCTGCTGTGCAGGCACCGCGCCCGAGAACGCCATGATGGGCAAGCTGGTCGTGGACTCGATCGTCACCTGGGCCAAGGAGTACAAGGTCGACGGGTTCCGCTTCGACCTCATGGGCCATCACCCGAAGGCCAACATCCTCGCGGTCAGGAAGGCGCTCGACGCGCTGACCGTCGCCAAGGACGGCGTCGACGGCAAGAAGATCATCCTGTACGGCGAGGGCTGGAACTTCGGCGAGGTCGCGAACGACGCCCGGTTCGTGCAGGCCACGCAGGCGAACATGGCCGGCACCGGCATCGCCACCTTCTCCGACCGGGCCCGGGACGCGGTGCGCGGCGGCAGCCCCTTCGACTCCGACCCCGGCGTCCAGGGCTTCGCGTCCGGGCTGTACACCGACCCCAACTCATCGTCGGCGAACGGTACTCCGGCCGAGCAGAAGGCCCGGCTGCTGCACTACCAGGACCTGATCAAGGTGGGTCTGAGCGGCAACCTGAAGTCATTCGCCTTCACGGACACCGACGGCAAGGAGGTCAAGGGCTCCGAGATCGACTACAACGGTTCGCCCGCCGGTTACGCGGACGCACCCGGCGACGCCGTCGCCTATGCGGACGCGCACGACAACGAGTCGCTGTTCGACGCGCTGGCCTACAAGCTGCCCGCGAGGACCAGCGCGGCCGACCGGGCCCGGATGCAGGTCCTGGCGATGGCCACGGCCGGCCTCTCGCAGGGGCCGTCCCTGTCCCAGGCGGGCACCGACCTGCTGCGCTCGAAGTCGCTGGACCGCAACTCCTTCGACAGCGGTGACTGGTTCAACGCCATCCACTGGAACTGCGCCGACGGCAACGGCTTCGGGCGAGGGCTGCCTCCGGCGGCCGACAACCAGGCCAAGTGGCCGTATGCCAAGCCGCTGCTGAGCACGGTCAAGGTGGGCTGCGATCAGATCACCGGCGCCTCGGCCGCCTACCAGGATCTGCTGAAGATCCGTACGACAGAGAAGGCGTTCTCGCTGGGTACGGCCGCGCAGGTGCAGGACCAGCTGTCCTTCCCGCTGTCGGGGAAGGACGAGACACCGGGTGTGATCACCATGCGGCTCGGTGACCTGGTCGTCGTCTTCAACGCCACCCCGCAGCGGCAGGAGCAGACGATCGGCGCGCTCGCCGGTACGGACTACCGACTGCACCCGGTACAGGCCTCCGGCGCCGACCCGGTGGTGAAGACCTCGGCGTTCGCCTCCGGCACGGGGACGTTCGCTGTTCCGGCGCGGACCGTGGCGGTGTTCACACGGGCGGGGAATTCCTAGGAACCGAGGGCGATGAGCCGGCCGATCAGCTCCGCGAAGGGGCCGTCGGCCGGCTCGTCCTTCACCATCTGCTTCAGCAGGGTCGCCATGTCCTCGTCGTAGGCCGCGCTGACCGCGGCCAGCGCGGCGAAGTCGTGTACCAGCTGGATCTCCAGCTCGCCGCGCGGGATGCGGCGGCCGTCCAGCCAGATCAGTGCCGTGGACTCGGCGAGGGAGATCCAGGAGCGGACGACCAGCTCCAGGCGCGGGGGAGCGTCGATGACGCCGAGGTGGGAAAGCATCTGTTCGTACGCGGCCTGCCGTACGGAGTCGATGAGGGCGTTGGTGGCAGAGGAGCCGACCGCCGGTCCGCCGCGCATCAGCGCCGAGAAGCCGGGGCCGTGTTCCTCCACGAAATCGAAGTAGCGGCGCATCACGCGCAGCAGCCGGGCGCCGAGCGTGCCCTTGTGCGGCTCGGCGAAGCGGTCCGCGAGATCCTGCGCGGCACGCTTCAACGCGGCTTCGTACAGGCTGAGTTTGCCGGAGAAGTAGTGGTACACCAGCGGACGTGAGATGCCCGCCGCCGTCGCTATCTCGTCGATGGAGACGTCGTCGGGCGAGCGTCGGCTGAACAGGTCGAGGGCGACGCCGATCAGCTGCTGCCGCCGCTCCTCGACGCCCATCCTGCGGCGAACCCCGGTACTCATGGGCACACCTTACCGATCGGATTCCGACCAGCTTCGGCCGCAGGTGTTCACATGTCGAGCACCAATCGATCGCTCCGGGACCGCGACACACAGATCAGCATCGAGCCGGCGCGCTCCTCGTCCGTCAGCAGCTCGTCCCGGTGGTCGATCTCCCCTTCCAGCACCCGCTGTTGACAGGTCCCGCAGAACCCCTGCTCACAGGAGTAGGCGGTGTCCGGCAGTTCCCGGCGTACGGCGGCCAGCACGGTGGAGTCGGCCGGTACGGTCAAGGTCCGCCCGCTGCGCCGGAGTTCGACCTCGAACGCGGCGTTGCCGTCGGATGACGTGCGGGGCGCGAACCGTTCGAGACGGACGTCCGGGAAGCGTGCCGCGACGGCCGCCATGAGCCCCTCGGGACCGCAGCAGTAGACGGCGGCCCCCTCGCTCACTTCGAGAGCGTCGAGGTCGGGCCTTCCCTCCACGACGGTCACCCTCCCCGAGGCCCGGCTTCTCCTGCCCGGGGGGACCCCCATCCGGCCCAGCTTCTCGACCTCCTCCAGGAAGGGCATCGAAGCCCGGTCACGCCCCGCGTACAGCAGCCGCCACTCGGCGTTCTCCGGGAGTGCCCGCAGCATCGGCAGCAGCGGCGTGATCCCGATCCCGCCGGCGACGAAGACGTACGACTCAGCCTCGACCAGCGGGAAGCGGTTCCGCGGCCCCCGCACCTCCAGCTCCATGCCCTCCGTCACCTGCTCGTGCACCTCGCGCGAGCCGCCCCGCCCGTTCTCGACCAGCCGGGTCGCGACGGTGTACGAGGACGTGTCCTCGGGGTCACCACACAGCGAGTACTGCCGGACGAGCCCCGACGGCAGCACGAGGTCGAGATGCGCGCCGGGCTCCCAGCGGGGCAAGTCCTTCCCCTCAAGGCGGAGTTGAACGACACCGTCGGCCACGGTCTCGTGCGAGGTCACCAGCAGCCGCAGCGCCCGCGAGCGCGGACGGCCCGAGATGGGCTCCTCCAGCGCGGGCATCGGCCACAGCGGCGAGACCTGGATACGGCGGCGCAGGGCCTGCCGGGTCAGCAGGGCGGCGCCCGCGAGGAGCGCGACGGTACGCAGCTTCGGCATCAGGCGGCCCTCTTCTCCGCCGCCGTGGCCGCGGGGGAGGAGGCCAGATAGGCGACGGCCTGCTCGGTGTCGCCCTCCTGCGAGGGGTGGTAGTCGCGGCTCAGATAGCGGGGGATGGACCTGAGCATGTCTCCGGTCCCGGGAAGCAGGCCGCGCCGGCCGCGGTCGTAGAGGTCCTTGAAGCTGGCCTTGCCGTCGATGAGGGTCGGGTCGTTCTCCATGAAGAAGCGCGCCCCGCGCTGCCAGAGGAACACCAGCGCAGAGAAGGCCGTCGCCCAGGTCCGTACCCTTCGGCGGTAGCTGCCGTCGACGTGCATGAACAGCTCGAAGGCCACGGAGCGGTGCTCGACTTCCTCCGCGCCGTGCCAGCGCAGCAGGTCCAGCATGGTCGGGTCGGCGCCGCGCCGGTCGAGTTCCTCGGCGTTGAGCACCCAGTTGCCGAGGAACGCGGTGTAGTGCTCGATCGCGGCGATGAGCGCGACCCGCTCCATCAGCCACCATCGGCGCGGCCGGCCCGGCGGCAGCGTCCGGTCGCCGAGCAGCTTCTCGAAGAACCAGTCGACCTGCGCGGTGTACGGCGTCGGGTCGAGGCCCTGCTCGCGCAGGTGCGGCAGCACCTCGTCATGGGCCTGGGAGTGCATCGCCTCCTGGCCTATGAACCCCATGACGTCCTCGCGGAGCCGCTCGTCGCGTATGTACGGCAGCACCTGCTTGTACACGTGCACGAACCACCGCTCACCGGCGGGCAGCAGCAGGTGCAGCACGTTGATGGTGTGCGTGGTGAACGGGTCCCCTGGCACCCAGTGCAGCGGCGTGCCGTCCCAGGAGAAGGACACCTTGCGTGCCTTGAGCGGCACCCGGGCCTGCGTATTAGACATGGCGTCAATGTACTGGCGGGTAGAGCTGCTGAGAACCCCTGTGGAAGGGCTTGTTTACGCGGTTGTCAGCAACCGAGGGCTGCTCCGCCGGACCGCCCTTACCGCAACCCGTTGATCGCCTGACCGTTCTCCAGTGTGCCCTTCAGCGTGGCCCGAGCCCCCTGCTTGGCCCGGGCCACCAGGAACTGGCCCTGCCCGGCGGCGGTGACCCCGCCCCCCGCCTGGATCGACGCCGTGTCCTTGTCGCCCGCCGCCAGCAGATACCAGTGCCCGGCCGCGGACTTCCACAGCACCCCGGCGAGCACATGGGGATCACGCGGACCGCAGGACAGCGCATCCGTGCCCTTGGCGACCACCGCCGCCGCCCGTCCGCCCGGCGTACGGAACTGGGCCAGCGCGCCCGTACCGTCGCCGCGCCAGGTCTCGGCCCTGGTGCACACCCATTCGGCCGCCCCGCTGCCGTCGGGCAGCGGCTGGTCG from Streptomyces roseochromogenus subsp. oscitans DS 12.976 encodes the following:
- a CDS encoding TetR/AcrR family transcriptional regulator; the protein is MSTGVRRRMGVEERRQQLIGVALDLFSRRSPDDVSIDEIATAAGISRPLVYHYFSGKLSLYEAALKRAAQDLADRFAEPHKGTLGARLLRVMRRYFDFVEEHGPGFSALMRGGPAVGSSATNALIDSVRQAAYEQMLSHLGVIDAPPRLELVVRSWISLAESTALIWLDGRRIPRGELEIQLVHDFAALAAVSAAYDEDMATLLKQMVKDEPADGPFAELIGRLIALGS
- a CDS encoding PDR/VanB family oxidoreductase codes for the protein MPKLRTVALLAGAALLTRQALRRRIQVSPLWPMPALEEPISGRPRSRALRLLVTSHETVADGVVQLRLEGKDLPRWEPGAHLDLVLPSGLVRQYSLCGDPEDTSSYTVATRLVENGRGGSREVHEQVTEGMELEVRGPRNRFPLVEAESYVFVAGGIGITPLLPMLRALPENAEWRLLYAGRDRASMPFLEEVEKLGRMGVPPGRRSRASGRVTVVEGRPDLDALEVSEGAAVYCCGPEGLMAAVAARFPDVRLERFAPRTSSDGNAAFEVELRRSGRTLTVPADSTVLAAVRRELPDTAYSCEQGFCGTCQQRVLEGEIDHRDELLTDEERAGSMLICVSRSRSDRLVLDM
- a CDS encoding metal-dependent hydrolase, which produces MSNTQARVPLKARKVSFSWDGTPLHWVPGDPFTTHTINVLHLLLPAGERWFVHVYKQVLPYIRDERLREDVMGFIGQEAMHSQAHDEVLPHLREQGLDPTPYTAQVDWFFEKLLGDRTLPPGRPRRWWLMERVALIAAIEHYTAFLGNWVLNAEELDRRGADPTMLDLLRWHGAEEVEHRSVAFELFMHVDGSYRRRVRTWATAFSALVFLWQRGARFFMENDPTLIDGKASFKDLYDRGRRGLLPGTGDMLRSIPRYLSRDYHPSQEGDTEQAVAYLASSPAATAAEKRAA